cttttttctttaaactttaaataaattaaaaatcagaCACTGACTCGCACTAATCAACTGCTAGCACACGCTGTCCACACCAAACTACAAAGTACATTAGTTTACAAAAGTACCCTTCTAACAGTTATGAGTTCTACTTAAAAGTGCTATAAATCCACTGTGTCTCGTCGGCGCTAAGCTTCCGGCGGATTATAAGATACCCAGATTCACTTATTTaggcaccaaaaaaaaaacagtaataccaaattaaaattaaaatctaaaggaGTAGTACATTGACTGACTGACTGACCAAGCAAAATTAAAAAtccatgataaaataaaaataaaaacaaactgaGATCGGGCAAATGATAATCGTTTAAGACATAGGTTTCCGGCAGAGAATCATATGCATGGGAGAGAAAATTTCAGTTTCGCCTCCTCTGGACAAGAAATCAGCAGTCTTAAACAACATCTCATGAACATCGACGGTTCCCTTAGGCGCAACTCCAACGGCAGACAAGATCTGAACGACAACGTGGTTCCTCCAATAAGCGAGGCGACCCATCTTAAGCCTAGTCCACCACGGCTGAGCCGGTGGAGCGGCAAGATCCTTCTCCTTGACAATTTGGAACCCAACTTTCTTGGCGGCCTGGGCTATATCGGAGTAAGCCCTAAGGCCAGGAAGCGCGTCACCCCTCTCGATCCCTTGGATGACCTCCACGTGTTCCTCATCCTGGGCGTTGAACTTATCAGTGGTGACCCACTCGTACGATACATACAAAGATCCGGGTTTCAACACCCTGTAGATCTCGGCGTAGACTTCTTCCAGGTTCGGCGCGTGACACGTCGCTTCGATAGAGTACGCGCCGTCGAAGGTATTATCATCGAAGGGCATCTGGAGGAAGTTACCACACACGACCTCGCAGAGCGCGTCGAGTCCTGCTTTCCTGTTGTGGTCACGCGCTCTCTTCACCTGGTACTCGTTGATCGTGATCCCCACCACGTTGGCTCGCGAGTGGGATGCAATCGCGCGCATCGGACCTCCCACGCCGCATCCGACATCGAGGATCTTTTGACCCGGTTTCACTTGGATCAGATCTACGGCCATCTCTTCGTGGAGGCGCGTGGCGTCACGGTGGGATTTGCCTCGGATGGAAGGAGAGAAGTGGAAGGACTGTCCCCATCCCCACTCGTAGATGTCGGTGACGAGGTTGTAGAACGTGTCCACGAAGTCCGGGACTTTCTCGGCGGTTTCGATCTCTTTCGGACGGCGGAAGAACGACCAGTACTGTTTGTACTTGTCTTGAACTTTCTCCGCCGAGATGGACCCGCCCGATAGATCCAACGCTCGTTTGCCTTTACGCTCCGCTGGTCCCAGGACGCACAGGAACCAGTAGATTCCGCCGGCTACGAGAGCTCCAGTGAAGAAGAGTGCGACACTGTCTATtttttaaagagagagagagagacgagagaCGAGAGACGTTTTCGTTATTGCTGGTTGACAAGTCAGAAGTGATAATAAATAGATGGCAAcataagtatttattttttgtggATGGACTCCCTTTATTTcgcatttaaaattattattaatgagAAGAAGCCTCTGATTTGTCCTTTGACTTGAAAAATCtatagattcttcttttttttgtgaacGAGTATATccaatgaaacaaaatatttgaagaaaaaaaaacgcttagtcaaatgaaaatttattgCAAACTCCACTACACGAAGTTTTCGTttgtaatttatctttttttttttggacaactcATTAGTAATTTatctaaaagaaacaaaaagtcaTTTCGTGTAAttaaagtttaataattaatctaaagaaacaaaactctATTATGTACTATTGTTTAGAAAAACTGTTCAAACGAAAAATCACTCATCAGAATTTGGAAATTAAGGCTGGAGAAATATCAAGCCTTGTGGTTCTAATGGATCTAACGGATGGAGTAGAATAAAAGTGAATCAAGCGTATTGAGTGGTATAAGTGTGGATCAAACGGATCTAGcggttcaaaacatattttgaacCGCTACATCCGGTTAGTCCACACTTGAACCGCTGGATCCGCTTGATCCACTTTTGTTCCGCTCAATCCGTTTGATCCGCAACACTTGATCCGTTTTCTCCACTCGGAGCTTCAGGCTCCGAATAGTGAAAGAGGATAAAAAGTGGTTCAAAGTAGtgtacaaatttaaattaatatatataaatatttattatactatttattttgataattaagaaaaattattcttaaaaataatttataaataaataaaatttatccacaatgtaataaaaaaattatttcaaacatatatattattcttttatttttaaaattaaatatttatcttattttggatgattttaaaattttaattttgtttatctatttaatttacgattatttaaaaataataatagtcaacataaatataataaatcttaatacatatttaataaatcttaatatatatttaataaatattaatatatatttttaacaatgATAAacttatacataaataaatttaaagtatatattagTAGAAtgatgaatttaaaatatattttaactataataaataataatgaattatataatattactttattataaattataataatatattacatgttaaGAAAAAAGAACCACTTGTACCATTCCAAATATGAAGGGTGTTTACTGTTACTAGTGGTTCTTAGGTTTTCTTTACAAAATGAACCATTTGtggatcaaatttttttaaaagtgggacatacacttttgttattatttttcttgaatGGCAAATATTAGGTGGATGCTTCACAATGGTGTAGGAACCACTATTGTTCCATCTCCTATTCGAACTCTAAATTAGTAGTAACCCTTGTTCAAAAACGTTGTCGTCTAAGCGTTATTTGGAGGTTAACCGCGGCGAATATGCCTAAATCAGTATAGCTAGGCGTTGATCCGCGTAAGATCGCCTGATTTTCGCGTTGACTGTCTAATTTCCGCCTAAACcgcctaagtttttttttctatcggTGTAAAGTTTAAACCcgattgattattttttacttattattgacatattttgtataattatttattactaaATAATTACAATTAGCTTTCGaacccaaaacaaacacataattaCTTCATTTAGGAATTTTTCGTACCAAACACACCATAATCTAAATGTTCGACGAATAAAAAAATgctgtttaaaattatatattaaaattttatataattatatctaaGAACATGTGACATCATGTTTAAAATTagctaattatattataaatatattaaattatatttaaaactatgtCACGTATAATCTTCGAGTACTCTCCGATCTTTTGGTAATTTGCTTGATCCGGAATTACCGTCTTATTAGCGTTTAGCGTAATTCCGAATAGGCTAGTAAGAAACTAAAACTGAtctaacatgtatttcttttgaCAATAAACGAAAAAGCAAAGAAGTGATGTGATGTACATGGGAGGAAGTACCGACCAGAGAAGGAGAAATCACGTGGAAGCTTCTTTTTTCTAATGAAAAGCTAGCTTTTCGAATTGTTTACAAAAGTCGATTCATTGATCTGctcttatttctttttgtttttttgtcgtTTCTTTCTTGGCTTCTAACCAGACCACGTTACTTCAAAAGAtgctctttctcctcttctctaaCCTTTAGATCCCTCTCTCAAGTCTGTGCACTGTCTCATTTTTGTATCTTTCTCActcaaaataattttactttCTCTCTTGCGGTTTAAAATGAAAGTTGGCGCTAGTGAAATTGGTACTTTAAAACTATTAGCATTATTAGTATTCTAATCTTTACCAAAATCTTAAAGTTCTGAACGTGATTACAAAAACATTATAGAACCCAAAaacatatgtttatatataagtGAACGTGATTAAATATAAATCGTACGTCACCGGCAAATACCGTATCAGCAGCAGTATTGGTGATTAAGAGGTTACGACAACTGACTCCCATGCTCTATAAAACTGAGCTTCATTAGTTGTGTATCTTGTTTTCCTCGGTAGGAACGTACACCTGCATTagcaagttcatgaaggacaaGAAGATGATGGGTCCCGACTGTCAGGTCACAAAGATACTTAAAGTGTTTGTCAAGTTTATGTTAAaaacttttaacaaaaaaaagaagaagtttatGTTAAAAACTTATAACACGAATATATATACTAGTTTAGTGCACAATCAAAAGTTCATAAATAAAGTATCTGGATCACCCTGTTGTTTGTCCAAGTAACGCAaacaagatattttttttttcattttgtgttGAGAGAACATTTGACCCCAAAACTTTTACAGCTTATCGGATTTTAACCGCGTTTGCACTATATGATTCATGACGTAAAGTTTGCAGGTTTCAAAAGCAACCTAAGTATGAACTAAGTAGACCTTCATTGAAATGTTATTTATAAAGAATAATTTATCAAAGCATATATAACATAGTAAGCCTCACTTAAATATTTGTATTCTACACTCCCACCGTTTAGTTATACAATTTGTTCTTTATCTAAATTAATCTGGTATAGGTTTCGCTTCAGTCACGTGTTCAATTTTTAAAGCATTTGTTAAGTTCTTAAACCAAATATTCCTATGTATTGGTTCTCTATGTACCGAAGAATATAATGATTTTGACGTTTAATATAAAGCTCTTTCTATGCTGGCGTATTTTTCTGTTGAATGTATATATACCCTTTGTGTGGTTTCGTCTGTTTCATTCTTTCTGAATCATTTTTGTAAGGTTTCTGAAAGTTGTCCATATTGTTGGTAAATTCTAAGTGAGAGATCTTTAAAGGCAAACCTCTTACTAAAGAGTATAGTTTAACACTCATCTTCCTATGCATGCGTTTAATTGGGGAAGAGTTGGACTCGAAGAAAATGTGGAATGACCAGAACAAAAAGTTCCGAAGAGAAATCTGATAAAAACACAATTTCAATTTGTCCTTGTCAACCTCATCGAAAAATTCCAAGGCAAATCATTATATGTATGATCAAATTCAATATTTATAATCTACATATCACTGAATTACAAGTACAAACATAATATCTTTATAATAGAACATGCCCACGTATTGATGTGTAATACatgcttttgagttttgaatGGTATAATCTGTTAAATTATTTTGCTCTTTGTTAAAAAgatactacaaaaaaaaaatcagaataaGAAAGAAATCAACAATGAGTTCATCATCATGTTTGTGTAGTTAGTTATTTGTTTCAGCGATCCTTGTATCTTGTCATGAAAAGCTAACTTAATGGATGAGGCAAAGGAGGGCATGAAGAGTTATCCTGGcaagagaa
This genomic interval from Brassica napus cultivar Da-Ae chromosome A6, Da-Ae, whole genome shotgun sequence contains the following:
- the LOC106433699 gene encoding 24-methylenesterol C-methyltransferase 2-like — translated: MDLYHRDNYADFLFSFDSVALFFTGALVAGGIYWFLCVLGPAERKGKRALDLSGGSISAEKVQDKYKQYWSFFRRPKEIETAEKVPDFVDTFYNLVTDIYEWGWGQSFHFSPSIRGKSHRDATRLHEEMAVDLIQVKPGQKILDVGCGVGGPMRAIASHSRANVVGITINEYQVKRARDHNRKAGLDALCEVVCGNFLQMPFDDNTFDGAYSIEATCHAPNLEEVYAEIYRVLKPGSLYVSYEWVTTDKFNAQDEEHVEVIQGIERGDALPGLRAYSDIAQAAKKVGFQIVKEKDLAAPPAQPWWTRLKMGRLAYWRNHVVVQILSAVGVAPKGTVDVHEMLFKTADFLSRGGETEIFSPMHMILCRKPMS